The genomic region TCTGGAAGATATTTGCCCAAGTTGTGTTTGCAAACAACCAGAACAGGAGTATAATAGGACTGTCCAAAGTAGtggaatattgttttattttctttttgttgttgttgttggtggtggtggtggtatgtaCGTGTGTAAACCTATGAAGGCACTGTACTTCTCATGTTGATACACTGATGTTCCATCCAGGCTGAAGATGTGGAATGGGGTGGGACTTTAGGAAGGGCAAGGGAATGTTGTCCATAGCTTTGATCATTTACTCCCTGTTTAAGAGATTCACATGGCTCCTTATTGTGAGGAAGTATACTAAAGTAATTGTTTGGGTATTGGGCCAAATATGGCACTatttgaacatcaaaataaataaatgtggtaaCAGACTATAATCCTGTGTTCAAGGACTCCCAAGACCACCCTGTATTCAATGATTTGCTGTAAGAACTCACAAGGCAGTCAAGTTGTTATACTGATGGTTACAGTTTGTTGCAatgaaaggatacagattaaaatcaataATGGAAAAAGGCACAGAGTGTAGAGTCTAAGGGAGACCAGGTGCAGCTTGAAGTTGTGTTCTCCCAGTGGAGTCCTGTGGACATTCATCACATGATgtgttgccaaccagggaagctcacctgagccttggtgtccagggtttttttttttttttgggaggttGATCACATAGGCATGGCTGACTCCCTGGTGGCTGACCTTAATTCTCTAACCCCTCCAGCGGTCAAGCTGATGCTGTGTGGTCCAAAGCCCccaccataaatcacattgttagcaTAGCTATCTAGTGTGGTCCAAGGCCTCAGGTAAACAAAACCACTCTTAATAGGCAGGATATTCCAAGTGCTTAGAAGTTATggccctggagcctggcaaggGCCAAACCTTTCTCTGGAATACACAGGGTTTGGACAACCTGAACCTGCTAAGTTATTTCTATACTGCACAAATCCATTGAATAAAAAAATTCATGAATCTATActgaaataaatagatagataggtagataaatagGAGATAAAGAAAAGTTCCTTCTTGTAGAAGAATGATAACTAATTATTATAGAAGAAAGGATGGAGTTACAAAAATTACAATTTGGCAACCATAATAATAATTGATTTCATCAAGAATCATCAGTGGATATGCTGTAGTGAGCTGATTTGTGGTTCCCCAAAAGCCGTGTCCATCTCCTAATCCATAGAACATGTGAAtaagaccttatttggaaaaagggtctttgcagatgtcattaagttaaggatcttgagatgagatcatcctggattacccGGGGGGACTCTAAATCCAGTGACAAGTGTTCTTATAAAGGACAGATGAGAAAGATACCTggaggagaaggcaatgtgaagacagaggcagaaactgGAGTGAGGTAGCCGATCCAAGGAATGCCGccaaaagctggaagaggcaaggaagaattctcccctagagcctccagagggagcacaCAGAGCCCTGCAGACATCTTGATTTTGGGCTTCTGTCCTCCAGAAttttgagacaataaatttctatggttttaagccacccagtttgtgataatttgttgctgcagccacaggaaactaatacaggtacTAAAACCAGTGGTGAAGGAATGATGCTTCAGGAGTTTACAGTCTTAAAGTACCCACAAAACATtcattaattataaaagaaaacatagcaaCTCTTTAGTGGAGATACCTGGCAGTAGCACTTTAAACAAGCCTATTGGGTTCTGGAGTCAAACATAGCTGGTTTGAAGCTCCACTTGCACTCTTAACAATTTATATTAGTTTATATGATTTGGGCAGTTAATGTcattaagcctcaatttcctataaaatggaaataatagtgaCCAACACCCACATTGTAAggatattttgaagattaaatgagataaaccaTGCAAAGCCCATAGCACAGGACCTAGCACATATGTATTCGATACATATTGGTTATTCttgcccacccacctcccccagcAAAAGCAGCTGGACTTTATTGCAGGGAAGCTACAGAGGAGCAGGGCAAGTGAAGGTCTCTGCAGGAACTCCCATCACTGAGCAGGATTGCCAGGTCTTAGATCTGTCTGGAAGGCAGGAGAGGATCAGAGTTGTGTCTACGTTGGTCCATCGTGCAGCCTGGAGGCCCAGGCCCTCACTACTTGTAGCCACGGTAGGAAACAGCCTTTCCTGTTTTCCCCAGGGTCTCCAGCAGAGTGTCCACGCTGTGCTCAGAGTTGATGCAGACCTTCTTGTTGGGCAGGTCAATGTCAAACTGAACTCCTCCCAGCTCATTGAGAACCTGAGTGACTGCATTAGAGCAGCCTTCACAGGTCATGTCCACAGAGAACTCGTGCTTTGGCATGACTGAGGAAGTGATGGCAGTGGCGTTGGTGACGCCTCCCCCCGCTCTGCATATTGGTTATTCTGATGAGAAGAGCTATCATCCACAGAAACAAGTGTAAATTTCCTGTAATCTATTCAGGGAGATACAAGATATCACTCAATGATAGACTTCATGATCAGGCCACACCCCTGTCTTTCCAGCTCATACTTAAACTGTGCTTTATCCCCAGACCTCTTGGTCTCTGGTCATTCAACCTGGCTTCTTCCAGACCCCTATCAGCTAAGCCAGTCACCAGAGTTCAAGAGATCATCCATATCTGTAGTTAGACCCTTCCTCTACATACAAAATTGATGATCAAGTATGTTTCTTGAAGTTCTCCTCACTGGGAGGAATG from Eubalaena glacialis isolate mEubGla1 chromosome 10, mEubGla1.1.hap2.+ XY, whole genome shotgun sequence harbors:
- the LOC133099510 gene encoding copper transport protein ATOX1-like; this encodes MPKHEFSVDMTCEGCSNAVTQVLNELGGVQFDIDLPNKKVCINSEHSVDTLLETLGKTGKAVSYRGYK